A part of Neovison vison isolate M4711 chromosome 8, ASM_NN_V1, whole genome shotgun sequence genomic DNA contains:
- the SNRNP27 gene encoding U4/U6.U5 small nuclear ribonucleoprotein 27 kDa protein, whose protein sequence is MGRSRSRSPRRERRRSRSTSRERERRRRERSRSRERDRRRSRSRSPHRRRSRSPRRHRSTSPSPSRLKERRDEEKKETKETKSKERQITEEDLEGKTEEEIEMMKLMGFASFDSTKGKKVDGSVNAYAINVSQKRKYRQYMNRKGGFNRPLDFIA, encoded by the exons ATGGGTCGCAGTCGCAGCCGCTCCCCACGGAGGG AGCGCAGGCGGTCCCGGTCCACGTCCCGTGAGCGAGAACGCAGGCGCCGAGAAAGGTCCCGGTCCCGGGAGAGAGATCGGCGAAGGAGCCGCTCTCGATCCCCACACAGAAGACGCTCCAG GTCCCCAAGACGACATAGATCCacatctccttccccttctcgactgaaagaaagaagagatgaggaaaagaaagaaacaaaagaaacaaagagcaaaGAACGCCAGATTACTG AGGAGGACTTAGAGGGcaaaacagaggaagaaatagaaatgatgaaATTAATGGGATTTGCCTCTTTTGACTCCACAAAA GGGAAAAAGGTGGATGGTTCTGTAAATGCCTATGCCATAAATGTGTCTCAGAAGAGGAAGTACAG GCAATACATGAATCGAAAAGGCGGATTCAACAGACCTTTGGATTTCATTGCATGA